Proteins from a genomic interval of Pseudomonas asplenii:
- the ccoP gene encoding cytochrome-c oxidase, cbb3-type subunit III produces the protein MTTFWSTYICVLTIGSLIGLTWLLIGTRKGETKGSVDQTMGHSFDGIEEYDNPLPQWWFMLFAGTLVFSVGYLILYPGLGNWKGILPGYENGWTGVHEWEKEMDKADAKFGPIFAKFAAMPLEEVAKDPQALKMGGRLFASNCAVCHGSDAKGAYGFPNLADNSWRWGGSADTIKATIMGGRIAAMPAWGEILGEDGVKNVAAYVRHDLAKLPLPEGTGADLAAGQQAFNTTCVACHGATGQGTQAMGAPDLTTPAAFIYGSSLAQLQQTIRHGRQGHMPAQSELLGNDKVQLLAAYVYSLSHGSQGENKAQ, from the coding sequence ATGACCACCTTCTGGAGTACGTACATCTGCGTACTGACCATCGGCAGCCTGATCGGCCTGACCTGGCTGCTGATCGGCACGCGCAAGGGCGAAACCAAGGGCAGCGTCGACCAGACCATGGGCCACAGCTTCGACGGCATCGAGGAGTACGACAACCCGTTGCCGCAGTGGTGGTTCATGCTGTTCGCCGGCACCCTGGTGTTCTCCGTCGGCTACCTGATCCTCTACCCGGGCCTGGGCAACTGGAAAGGCATCCTGCCCGGCTACGAGAACGGCTGGACCGGCGTTCACGAGTGGGAAAAGGAAATGGACAAGGCCGATGCCAAGTTCGGACCGATCTTCGCCAAGTTCGCGGCCATGCCCCTGGAAGAAGTGGCCAAGGACCCACAAGCGCTGAAAATGGGCGGACGCCTGTTCGCCTCCAACTGCGCGGTCTGCCATGGCTCGGACGCCAAGGGTGCCTATGGCTTCCCGAACCTGGCCGACAACAGCTGGCGTTGGGGCGGCAGTGCCGACACGATCAAGGCCACCATCATGGGCGGGCGCATCGCAGCCATGCCGGCCTGGGGTGAAATCCTCGGCGAGGACGGGGTGAAGAACGTCGCCGCCTATGTTCGCCACGACCTGGCCAAGCTGCCACTGCCGGAAGGCACCGGCGCTGACCTGGCCGCCGGCCAGCAAGCCTTCAACACTACCTGCGTGGCTTGCCATGGTGCCACCGGCCAGGGAACCCAGGCCATGGGCGCCCCCGACCTGACCACGCCTGCCGCCTTCATCTATGGCAGCAGCCTGGCCCAGTTGCAACAGACCATCCGCCACGGTCGCCAAGGCCATATGCCGGCCCAGAGCGAACTGCTCGGCAACGATAAGGTGCAGTTGCTGGCCGCTTACGTGTACAGCCTTTCCCACGGCAGTCAAGGAGAAAACAAAGCTCAATAA
- the ccoN gene encoding cytochrome-c oxidase, cbb3-type subunit I — MSTAISQTAYNYKVVRQFAIMTVVWGILGMGLGVFIASQLVWPELNFGLPWTSFGRLRPLHTNLVIFAFGGCALFATSYYVVQRTCQVRLISDSLAAFHFWGWQAVIIGALATLPLGYTTTKEYAELEWPLAILLAVVWVVYALVFFGTIVKRKTKHIYVGNWFYGAFIVVTAMLHIVNHASLPVSFFKSYSAYSGATDAMIQWWYGHNAVGFFLTTGFLGMMYYFVPKQAERPIYSYRLSIVHFWALITLYIWAGPHHLHYTALPDWAQSLGMAMSIILLAPSWGGMINGMMTLSGAWHKLRTDPILRFLVVSLAFYGMSTFEGPMMAIKTVNALSHYTDWTIGHVHAGALGWVAMISIGAVYHMIPKLFGREQMHSVGLINAHFWLATIGTVLYIASMWVNGITQGLMWRAVNDDGTLTYSFVEALQASHPGFIVRALGGAFFASGMLLMAYNTWRTVRASNPAEAEAAARIAVVGAH, encoded by the coding sequence ATGAGCACAGCAATAAGTCAGACGGCTTATAACTATAAGGTAGTCCGCCAGTTCGCCATCATGACGGTGGTCTGGGGGATCCTTGGCATGGGGCTCGGCGTTTTCATCGCCTCTCAACTGGTCTGGCCGGAGCTGAATTTCGGTCTGCCGTGGACGAGTTTTGGACGCCTGCGCCCGTTGCATACCAACCTGGTGATCTTCGCCTTCGGGGGTTGCGCCCTGTTTGCCACCTCCTACTATGTGGTGCAACGCACCTGCCAGGTGCGACTGATCTCCGACAGCCTCGCGGCCTTCCATTTCTGGGGTTGGCAAGCCGTGATCATCGGCGCGCTGGCCACCCTGCCGCTGGGCTACACCACCACCAAGGAATACGCCGAACTGGAGTGGCCGCTGGCTATCCTGCTGGCCGTGGTCTGGGTGGTCTACGCCCTGGTGTTCTTCGGCACCATCGTCAAGCGCAAGACCAAGCACATCTATGTCGGCAACTGGTTCTACGGCGCCTTCATCGTCGTCACCGCCATGCTGCACATCGTCAACCACGCCTCGCTGCCGGTGAGCTTCTTCAAGTCCTACTCGGCCTACTCGGGCGCCACCGATGCGATGATCCAGTGGTGGTACGGGCATAACGCGGTGGGCTTCTTCCTCACCACCGGGTTCCTGGGAATGATGTACTACTTCGTGCCGAAACAGGCCGAACGCCCGATCTACTCCTATCGCCTGTCGATTGTCCACTTCTGGGCGCTGATCACCCTCTATATCTGGGCCGGCCCGCACCACCTGCACTACACCGCCCTGCCGGACTGGGCGCAGTCGCTGGGCATGGCCATGTCGATCATCCTGCTGGCCCCGAGCTGGGGTGGCATGATCAACGGCATGATGACCCTCTCGGGCGCCTGGCATAAGCTGCGCACCGACCCGATCCTGCGGTTCCTGGTGGTATCCCTGGCGTTCTACGGCATGTCGACCTTCGAAGGTCCGATGATGGCGATCAAGACCGTCAACGCCCTCTCCCACTACACCGACTGGACCATCGGCCACGTCCATGCCGGCGCGCTGGGCTGGGTGGCGATGATTTCGATCGGTGCGGTCTACCACATGATCCCGAAACTGTTCGGCCGCGAGCAGATGCACAGCGTCGGCCTGATCAACGCGCACTTCTGGCTCGCGACCATCGGTACCGTGCTTTACATCGCCTCGATGTGGGTCAACGGCATCACCCAGGGCCTGATGTGGCGGGCGGTCAACGACGACGGCACGCTGACCTACTCCTTCGTCGAAGCGCTGCAGGCCAGCCACCCCGGCTTCATCGTTCGCGCCCTGGGCGGTGCGTTCTTCGCCAGCGGCATGCTGCTGATGGCGTACAACACCTGGCGTACCGTTCGCGCCTCGAACCCGGCTGAAGCTGAAGCCGCCGCTCGGATCGCTGTCGTTGGAGCTCACTGA
- the ccoO gene encoding cytochrome-c oxidase, cbb3-type subunit II, whose amino-acid sequence MKHEVVEKNIGLLAFFMVIAVSIGGLTQIVPLFFQDVTNKPVEGMKPRTALELEGRDIYIANGCVGCHSQMIRPFRAETERYGHYSVAGESVWDHPFLWGSKRTGPDLARVGGRYSDDWHRAHLYNPRNVVPESKMPAYPFLVENKLDGKDTAKKMEVLRTLGVPYTDEDIAGAKDAVKGKTEMDALVAYLQGLGTIIKSKR is encoded by the coding sequence ATGAAGCACGAAGTAGTCGAGAAGAATATCGGCCTGCTGGCCTTCTTCATGGTCATCGCCGTGAGCATCGGCGGCCTGACCCAGATCGTCCCGCTGTTCTTCCAGGACGTCACCAACAAGCCGGTCGAGGGCATGAAGCCCCGCACCGCACTGGAACTGGAAGGCCGCGACATCTACATCGCCAACGGTTGTGTCGGCTGCCATTCGCAGATGATCCGGCCGTTCCGCGCTGAAACCGAACGCTACGGGCACTATTCGGTGGCCGGTGAAAGCGTCTGGGACCACCCGTTCCTGTGGGGTTCCAAGCGTACCGGGCCGGACCTGGCCCGTGTCGGCGGTCGTTACTCCGATGACTGGCACCGCGCGCACCTGTACAACCCGCGCAACGTGGTGCCCGAGTCGAAAATGCCGGCCTACCCGTTCCTCGTGGAAAACAAGCTCGACGGCAAGGACACCGCGAAGAAGATGGAAGTCCTGCGCACCCTCGGCGTGCCTTACACCGACGAAGACATCGCCGGTGCAAAAGACGCCGTGAAGGGCAAGACCGAAATGGACGCACTGGTGGCCTACCTGCAAGGCCTTGGCACCATCATCAAAAGCAAACGGTGA
- a CDS encoding CcoQ/FixQ family Cbb3-type cytochrome c oxidase assembly chaperone translates to MDIGMIRGLGTVVVMVAFIGLALWVFSPKRKSEFEDATLLPFADDPEAIKHVEQASRSNKE, encoded by the coding sequence ATGGATATCGGGATGATTCGTGGCCTGGGCACCGTCGTGGTGATGGTGGCTTTTATCGGTCTGGCCTTGTGGGTGTTCAGCCCCAAGCGCAAGTCGGAGTTTGAAGACGCGACCTTGCTGCCTTTCGCGGACGATCCCGAAGCCATCAAGCACGTCGAGCAAGCTTCTAGGAGTAACAAAGAATGA
- the ccoP gene encoding cytochrome-c oxidase, cbb3-type subunit III produces the protein MTTFWSLYVTVLSLGTIFALTWLLLSTRKGQRAEQTDETVGHSFDGIEEYDNPLPKWWFMLFVGTIVFALGYLVMYPGLGNWKGVLPGYNYLDNDKQTPFANGQTGWTGVHEWEKEMARSDAKFGPIFAKYAAMPIEEVAKDPQALKMGGRLFASNCSVCHGSDAKGAYGFPNLTDADWRWGGDPQTIKQTIMAGRHAVMPAWAEVIGEQGVADVAAFVLTNLDGRKLPEGAKADPVNGQKLFAANCVACHGPEGKGTPAMGAPNLTHPAAFIYGSSFAQLQQTIRYGRQGQMPAQEQIQGNDKVHLLAAYVYSLSHGNDKPAE, from the coding sequence ATGACTACGTTCTGGAGTCTGTACGTCACAGTCCTCAGTCTGGGTACCATTTTCGCCTTGACCTGGCTGCTGCTGTCGACCCGCAAGGGGCAGCGCGCCGAGCAGACCGACGAGACCGTCGGCCACTCCTTCGACGGGATCGAGGAGTACGACAACCCACTGCCGAAATGGTGGTTCATGCTGTTCGTCGGCACCATCGTCTTTGCCCTCGGCTACCTGGTGATGTACCCGGGCCTGGGCAACTGGAAAGGCGTGCTGCCAGGTTACAACTACCTGGACAACGATAAGCAGACCCCCTTCGCCAACGGCCAGACCGGCTGGACCGGCGTGCACGAATGGGAAAAGGAAATGGCCCGATCGGACGCCAAGTTCGGGCCGATCTTCGCCAAATATGCCGCCATGCCCATCGAAGAGGTGGCCAAGGATCCGCAAGCCTTGAAGATGGGGGGCCGCCTGTTCGCCTCCAACTGCTCGGTGTGCCACGGTTCCGATGCCAAGGGCGCCTATGGCTTCCCCAACCTGACCGATGCGGACTGGCGCTGGGGCGGTGATCCGCAGACCATCAAGCAGACCATTATGGCCGGTCGCCATGCGGTGATGCCGGCCTGGGCCGAAGTGATTGGCGAGCAGGGCGTGGCCGATGTGGCCGCGTTCGTGCTGACCAACCTGGACGGTCGCAAGCTGCCGGAAGGCGCCAAGGCCGACCCGGTCAATGGCCAGAAGCTGTTCGCCGCCAACTGCGTGGCCTGCCATGGGCCGGAAGGCAAAGGCACACCCGCCATGGGCGCGCCGAACCTGACGCACCCGGCCGCGTTCATCTACGGTTCGAGCTTCGCGCAACTGCAACAGACCATCCGTTACGGTCGCCAGGGCCAGATGCCGGCCCAGGAACAGATCCAGGGCAATGACAAGGTCCACCTGCTGGCCGCCTACGTCTACAGCCTGTCCCACGGTAACGACAAGCCGGCCGAATAA
- the ccoG gene encoding cytochrome c oxidase accessory protein CcoG, with translation MSNQIPVHDVTPPAKKQNNTVDLYASREKIYTRAFTGLFRNLRMAGGALLFLLYFGTVWLNWGGHQAVWWNLPERKFFIFGATFWPQDFILLSGMLIIAAFGLFFITVYAGRIWCGYTCPQSVWTWIFMWCEKVTEGDRNQRIKLDKAPMGANKFLRKFSKHSLWLLIGFVTGMTFVGYFSPIRELVIDFFTGQADGWSYFWVGFFTLATYGNAGWLREQVCIYMCPYARFQSVMFDKDTLIVSYDPRRGESRGPRKKGADYQAQGLGDCIDCTMCVQVCPTGIDIRDGLQVECIGCAACIDACDNIMDKMEYPRGLISYTTEHNLSGQKTHTLRPRLIGYAAVLLAMISLLATAFFMRPLVGFDVSKDRVLYRENAEGRIENVYSLKIMNKDQRDHTYVLDAAGLPDLRLQGRREIRVQAGDIVSMPVELSSAPEQLPSSTNEVKFILKDADDDSVHIEAKSRFIGPQIR, from the coding sequence ATGAGCAATCAGATTCCGGTACACGACGTTACTCCGCCTGCCAAGAAACAGAACAACACTGTCGACCTCTACGCTTCACGTGAAAAAATCTACACCCGTGCCTTCACTGGCCTGTTCCGCAACCTGCGGATGGCCGGCGGTGCCCTGTTGTTCCTGCTCTACTTCGGTACCGTCTGGTTGAACTGGGGCGGCCACCAGGCCGTCTGGTGGAACCTGCCGGAGCGCAAGTTCTTCATTTTCGGCGCGACCTTCTGGCCGCAGGACTTCATCCTGCTCTCGGGCATGCTGATCATCGCCGCCTTCGGCCTGTTCTTCATCACCGTCTACGCCGGGCGCATCTGGTGCGGCTATACCTGTCCGCAAAGCGTCTGGACCTGGATTTTCATGTGGTGCGAGAAGGTCACCGAGGGTGACCGCAACCAGCGCATCAAGCTCGACAAGGCGCCGATGGGCGCCAACAAGTTCCTGCGCAAGTTCAGCAAGCACAGCCTGTGGCTGCTGATCGGCTTCGTCACCGGCATGACCTTCGTCGGCTACTTCTCGCCGATCCGCGAACTGGTGATCGACTTCTTCACCGGACAGGCCGATGGCTGGTCGTATTTCTGGGTCGGGTTCTTCACCCTGGCCACCTACGGCAACGCCGGCTGGTTGCGTGAGCAGGTGTGTATCTACATGTGCCCGTATGCGCGCTTCCAGAGTGTGATGTTCGACAAGGACACACTGATCGTTTCCTACGACCCGCGCCGTGGCGAAAGCCGTGGCCCACGCAAGAAAGGCGCGGACTACCAGGCCCAGGGCCTGGGCGACTGCATCGATTGCACGATGTGCGTGCAGGTCTGCCCGACCGGCATCGATATCCGCGATGGCCTGCAGGTCGAGTGCATCGGCTGCGCCGCGTGCATCGACGCCTGCGACAACATCATGGACAAGATGGAGTACCCACGCGGGCTGATCAGCTACACCACCGAGCACAACCTGTCCGGGCAGAAGACCCACACGCTGCGCCCTCGGTTGATCGGCTATGCGGCGGTGCTGCTGGCGATGATCAGCCTGTTGGCGACGGCGTTCTTCATGCGTCCGCTGGTGGGCTTCGACGTCAGCAAGGACCGCGTGCTCTATCGGGAAAATGCCGAAGGCCGGATCGAAAACGTCTACAGCCTGAAGATCATGAACAAGGACCAGCGCGACCACACCTACGTGCTCGACGCTGCCGGCCTGCCGGACCTGCGTCTGCAGGGACGACGGGAAATCCGCGTGCAGGCCGGGGACATCGTCAGCATGCCGGTCGAACTGTCCAGCGCTCCCGAACAACTGCCGTCGAGCACCAACGAGGTGAAGTTCATCCTCAAGGATGCCGATGACGACAGCGTCCACATCGAAGCCAAGAGCCGTTTCATCGGCCCGCAAATCCGCTAA
- a CDS encoding FixH family protein: MSVATATSPWYKHLWPWIIIGILACSVTLTLSMVTIAVKNPDNLVNDNYYEAGKGINRSLDRELLAQSLKMRANVHFDDVTGEVDLRLSGDSQPATLELNLISPTQPEKDRKISLNRSQTEQGRYIGQLSDKIEGRRFVELLGTQGDKTWRMFEEEQVSHDRDLLLGDEPLKGAEDLDK; the protein is encoded by the coding sequence ATGTCCGTCGCAACCGCCACCAGCCCCTGGTACAAGCACCTCTGGCCCTGGATCATCATCGGTATCCTCGCCTGCTCGGTGACCCTGACCCTCTCGATGGTGACCATCGCGGTGAAGAACCCGGACAATCTGGTCAACGACAACTATTACGAAGCCGGCAAGGGCATCAACCGCTCGCTGGACCGCGAGTTGCTCGCCCAGTCGCTGAAGATGCGCGCCAATGTGCACTTTGACGATGTGACCGGCGAAGTCGACCTGCGCCTGAGCGGTGACAGCCAACCTGCGACCCTGGAGTTGAATCTGATCTCGCCGACCCAACCGGAAAAGGACCGCAAGATCAGCCTTAACCGCAGCCAGACCGAGCAGGGCCGCTACATCGGCCAACTGAGCGACAAGATCGAGGGCCGGCGCTTCGTCGAGTTGCTGGGAACCCAGGGCGACAAGACCTGGCGCATGTTCGAGGAAGAACAGGTCAGCCATGATCGCGACCTGCTGCTGGGCGATGAACCGCTCAAGGGTGCCGAAGACCTCGACAAGTGA
- a CDS encoding heavy metal translocating P-type ATPase, with product MTTPLPCYHCALPVPSGSRFTAAVLGETREFCCPGCQAVAEAIVAGGLEHYYSHRSENSANPDALPVQLPDELALYDRADVQQPFVRHDGELAETTLMIEGISCAACGWLIEKHLRQLPAVVEARLNLSNHRLHVSWADSQLPLSTLLAELRQIGYAAHPYQPDRASEQLASENRKSLRQLGVAGLLWFQAMMATMATWPEFNIDLSPELHVILRWVALFLTTPIVFYSCAPFFRGALRDLRTRHLTMDVSVSLAIGAAYCAGIWTSITGVGELYFDAVGMFALFLLAGRYLERRARERTAAATAQLVNLLPASCLRLQADGQSERILRDELRLGDHVLVHPGAVLPADGRILQGQSSIDESLLTGEYLPQPRGPGETVTAGTLNVEGALTVEVLALGQDTRLSAIVRLLDRAQSEKPRLAQIADQASQWFLLLSLIAAAAIGLLWWQVDAQRAFWIVLAMLVATCPCALSLATPTALTAATGTLHKLGLLLTRGHVLEGLNQIDTVIFDKTGTLTEGRLALRAIHPLGALDSERCLALAAALENRSEHPIAKAFGRAPQAAEDVLASPGRGLEGQVGEHYLRIGQPDFVCEFSGCAMPAAPDASGQWLLLGDKQGALAWFVLDDRLRSDASGLVDACRARGWRTLLLSGDHSPMVADVAAQLGIDEARGGLSPDDKLYMLKQLQQQGRKVLMLGDGVNDVPVLAAADISVAMGSATDLAKTSADAVLLSNRLDALAKAFDLARRTRRVIIENLAWAALYNGLMLPFAALGWITPVWAAVGMSISSLTVVLNALRLTRQIT from the coding sequence ATGACCACCCCACTCCCCTGTTACCACTGCGCCCTGCCCGTTCCTTCGGGCAGCCGCTTCACCGCCGCAGTGCTGGGCGAAACCCGCGAGTTCTGCTGCCCGGGCTGCCAGGCGGTGGCCGAAGCCATCGTCGCCGGTGGACTGGAGCATTACTACAGCCATCGCAGCGAAAACTCCGCCAACCCGGATGCGCTGCCGGTACAACTGCCGGATGAACTGGCGCTGTACGACCGGGCCGATGTCCAGCAGCCCTTCGTCCGCCACGACGGCGAACTGGCCGAAACCACCCTGATGATCGAAGGCATCAGTTGCGCGGCCTGTGGCTGGCTGATCGAAAAGCATCTGCGCCAGTTGCCAGCGGTTGTCGAGGCGCGGCTGAACCTGTCCAATCACCGCCTGCACGTCAGTTGGGCCGACAGTCAGTTGCCCCTGAGCACACTGCTGGCCGAGCTGCGGCAGATCGGTTACGCCGCCCACCCCTATCAACCCGACCGCGCCAGCGAACAGTTGGCCAGCGAAAACCGCAAATCCCTGCGCCAGTTGGGGGTGGCCGGCCTGTTGTGGTTCCAGGCGATGATGGCGACCATGGCCACCTGGCCGGAATTCAACATCGACCTGAGCCCGGAACTGCATGTCATTCTGCGCTGGGTCGCACTGTTCCTGACCACCCCGATCGTGTTCTACAGCTGCGCACCGTTCTTTCGCGGAGCCCTGCGCGACCTGCGCACCCGCCACCTGACCATGGACGTTTCGGTCTCGCTGGCAATCGGCGCCGCCTATTGCGCCGGAATCTGGACCTCGATCACCGGCGTCGGCGAGCTGTACTTCGATGCAGTGGGCATGTTCGCGCTGTTCCTGCTGGCCGGCCGCTACCTGGAGCGGCGTGCCCGCGAGCGCACGGCGGCGGCCACCGCGCAACTGGTCAACCTGCTGCCGGCGTCCTGCCTGCGCCTGCAGGCGGACGGCCAGAGCGAACGGATCCTGCGCGACGAACTGCGTCTGGGCGATCACGTGCTGGTGCATCCCGGAGCGGTGCTGCCAGCCGACGGACGGATTCTCCAGGGCCAATCGAGCATCGACGAATCGCTGCTGACCGGCGAATACCTGCCCCAACCACGCGGCCCCGGCGAAACGGTCACGGCCGGTACGCTGAATGTCGAAGGCGCGCTCACCGTCGAAGTCCTGGCCCTGGGCCAGGACACCCGGCTTTCCGCGATTGTCCGCCTGCTGGATCGCGCCCAGAGCGAGAAACCGCGCCTGGCACAAATCGCCGATCAGGCCTCGCAATGGTTCCTGTTGCTGTCGCTGATCGCCGCCGCCGCCATTGGCCTGCTCTGGTGGCAGGTGGATGCACAACGGGCGTTCTGGATCGTTCTGGCGATGCTGGTGGCGACCTGCCCCTGCGCCCTGTCGCTGGCCACGCCGACCGCCCTCACGGCAGCCACCGGCACCCTGCACAAGCTCGGCCTGCTGCTGACCCGTGGTCATGTCCTCGAAGGGCTGAACCAGATCGACACGGTGATTTTCGACAAGACCGGCACACTCACCGAAGGCCGCCTGGCCTTGCGCGCCATCCACCCCCTGGGAGCGCTGGACAGCGAACGTTGCCTGGCCCTCGCCGCAGCCCTGGAGAACCGCTCCGAACACCCGATCGCCAAGGCCTTCGGGCGTGCCCCGCAAGCCGCCGAAGACGTTCTCGCCAGCCCGGGACGCGGCCTCGAAGGCCAGGTTGGCGAACATTACCTGCGAATCGGCCAGCCGGACTTCGTCTGCGAGTTCAGCGGCTGCGCCATGCCGGCCGCACCAGATGCCAGCGGGCAGTGGCTGCTGCTCGGCGACAAACAGGGAGCACTGGCCTGGTTCGTGCTCGACGATCGCCTGCGTAGCGATGCCTCGGGCCTGGTCGATGCCTGCCGTGCACGTGGCTGGCGGACCCTGCTGCTGTCCGGCGACCATTCGCCGATGGTCGCCGATGTCGCGGCACAACTGGGCATCGACGAAGCCCGTGGCGGATTGAGCCCGGATGACAAGCTGTACATGCTCAAGCAACTGCAGCAACAGGGCCGCAAGGTGCTGATGCTCGGCGATGGGGTCAATGATGTGCCGGTGCTGGCGGCGGCCGATATCAGCGTCGCCATGGGCTCGGCCACCGATCTGGCAAAAACCAGCGCCGATGCGGTGCTGCTGTCCAACCGCCTCGATGCCCTGGCCAAGGCCTTCGACCTGGCTCGCCGCACTCGCCGGGTCATCATCGAGAACCTGGCCTGGGCGGCGCTGTACAATGGTCTCATGCTGCCGTTCGCCGCCCTCGGCTGGATCACTCCGGTGTGGGCCGCGGTCGGCATGTCCATCAGTTCTTTGACGGTGGTCCTCAACGCCTTGCGCCTGACTCGCCAGATCACGTGA
- the ccoS gene encoding cbb3-type cytochrome oxidase assembly protein CcoS: protein MPALYVMIPAALLIVAIAVYIFFWAVDSGQYDDLDGPAHSILFDDQDPNHKAAIDEADGTGEDHERRNPPHA from the coding sequence ATGCCAGCACTCTATGTGATGATCCCGGCGGCACTGCTGATCGTCGCTATCGCCGTCTACATTTTCTTCTGGGCGGTGGACAGCGGCCAGTACGACGACCTCGACGGGCCGGCCCACAGTATCCTGTTCGATGACCAGGATCCGAACCACAAGGCCGCCATCGACGAGGCCGACGGCACGGGCGAAGACCACGAGCGACGGAATCCGCCCCATGCTTGA
- a CDS encoding sulfite exporter TauE/SafE family protein: MLELAPLLVSAVILGLLGGGHCLGMCGGLMSALTLAIPPEQRARRWRLLLAYNLGRVLSYAAAGLLTGLAGWAVASSPAATVLRVVAGLLLISMGLYLAGWWSGLTRIESLGRGLWRFIQPIANRLLPVSSLPRALLLGALWGWLPCGLVYSTLLWAASRGNALDSALLMLAFGLGTWPVLLATGLAAERVTALLRKRSVRQGGGLLVMLFGLWTLPGPHQHWLMGH, encoded by the coding sequence ATGCTTGAACTGGCGCCACTGCTGGTTTCGGCGGTGATTCTCGGCCTGCTCGGCGGCGGTCATTGCCTGGGCATGTGTGGCGGCCTGATGAGCGCCCTGACCCTGGCCATTCCCCCTGAACAGCGGGCACGGCGCTGGCGCCTGCTGCTGGCCTACAACCTGGGGCGGGTGCTCAGCTACGCCGCAGCCGGGTTGCTGACCGGGCTGGCCGGCTGGGCAGTGGCCAGCAGCCCGGCGGCGACGGTGTTGCGGGTCGTGGCCGGCCTGCTGCTGATCAGCATGGGCCTGTACCTGGCCGGCTGGTGGAGTGGCCTGACCCGTATCGAAAGCCTCGGGCGCGGTCTGTGGCGGTTCATCCAGCCGATTGCCAACCGCCTGCTGCCGGTGTCGAGCCTGCCCCGTGCCCTGCTGTTGGGCGCACTCTGGGGCTGGCTGCCCTGTGGCCTGGTCTACAGCACCCTGCTGTGGGCGGCGAGCCGGGGCAACGCACTGGACAGCGCGCTGTTGATGCTCGCCTTCGGCCTGGGTACCTGGCCGGTGCTGCTGGCAACCGGACTGGCCGCGGAACGGGTCACGGCGCTACTGCGCAAACGCAGCGTGCGCCAGGGCGGTGGTCTGCTGGTGATGCTGTTCGGCCTGTGGACCCTGCCCGGCCCGCACCAGCACTGGTTGATGGGACACTGA